The following proteins are co-located in the Hydrogenophaga sp. RAC07 genome:
- a CDS encoding BCD family MFS transporter has product MTPFGWGSIARLGLVQMALGAIVVLTTSTLNRVMVVELALPALLPGMLVALHYLVQIARPRMGHGSDVGGRRTPWIVGGMAVLGAGGVVAALGTVWMATDRTAGIALAVSGFALVGLGVSASGTSLLVMLAKRVPATRRAGAATLVWMMMIAGFALTAGLAGHLLEPYSPERLLAVTAGVSLVAFGLAVVALRGLEGAHARYERPAGDAPHFKQALAQVWSEPVARRFTIFVFVSMLAYSAQDLILEPFAGTVFGYTPGASTQLSGVQHGGVLAGMLLVAFSGALAARFPAHPLLGRIGSLRGWTIGGCVASALALFGLTLAGLQGEGAPLKATVFALGLANGAFSIGAIGSMMRLASEGRQAREGVRMGLWGAAQAVAFGIGGLVGTGASDLARWLIATPGSAYAAVFALEGLLFLLSAALAWRISAPAAKAPSRLSPFSKAGDVFAAGPNPRQLS; this is encoded by the coding sequence ATGACACCGTTTGGCTGGGGCAGCATCGCGCGCCTCGGCCTGGTGCAGATGGCGCTGGGTGCCATCGTCGTGCTCACCACCTCCACGCTCAACCGCGTGATGGTCGTGGAGCTGGCCCTGCCCGCGCTGCTGCCGGGCATGCTGGTCGCCCTGCACTACCTCGTTCAGATCGCGCGCCCGCGCATGGGCCACGGCTCCGACGTGGGTGGGCGCCGCACGCCCTGGATCGTGGGCGGCATGGCGGTGCTGGGTGCGGGCGGCGTGGTCGCGGCGTTGGGCACGGTGTGGATGGCCACCGACCGCACGGCAGGCATTGCCCTCGCTGTGTCCGGCTTTGCACTCGTGGGGCTGGGCGTGAGCGCCAGCGGGACGTCGCTGCTGGTGATGCTGGCCAAACGCGTGCCCGCCACACGGCGTGCGGGTGCGGCCACGCTGGTCTGGATGATGATGATCGCGGGCTTCGCGCTCACCGCGGGTCTGGCCGGCCACTTGCTGGAGCCCTACTCGCCCGAGCGCCTGCTGGCCGTGACGGCCGGTGTGTCGCTTGTCGCCTTCGGGCTCGCCGTGGTGGCCCTGCGCGGGCTCGAAGGTGCACATGCCCGCTACGAGCGGCCCGCAGGTGATGCACCCCACTTCAAACAGGCCTTGGCCCAGGTCTGGAGCGAACCGGTGGCCCGCCGCTTCACCATCTTCGTGTTCGTTTCCATGCTGGCCTACAGCGCGCAAGACCTGATCCTGGAGCCCTTTGCCGGCACGGTCTTCGGCTACACGCCGGGCGCGTCCACCCAGCTTTCGGGCGTGCAACACGGCGGCGTGCTGGCCGGCATGTTGCTGGTGGCGTTCTCGGGCGCGCTGGCCGCGCGGTTTCCCGCGCACCCGCTGCTCGGCCGCATCGGGTCTCTGCGCGGCTGGACGATTGGCGGCTGCGTCGCGTCGGCGCTGGCCTTGTTCGGACTCACGCTGGCGGGCCTGCAGGGCGAAGGTGCGCCACTCAAGGCCACCGTGTTTGCGCTGGGCCTGGCCAACGGCGCGTTTTCCATCGGCGCCATCGGTTCCATGATGCGGCTCGCGAGCGAGGGCCGGCAGGCGCGCGAAGGGGTTCGCATGGGTCTGTGGGGCGCGGCGCAAGCTGTGGCGTTCGGCATCGGTGGCCTGGTCGGCACCGGTGCGAGCGACCTGGCCCGCTGGCTCATCGCCACACCCGGGTCGGCCTATGCGGCTGTGTTCGCCCTCGAAGGTTTGCTGTTCCTGCTCTCGGCGGCTCTCGCCTGGCGCATCTCGGCACCGGCGGCCAAAGCCCCATCCCGCCTCTCCCCGTTTTCCAAAGCTGGTGACGTCTTTGCCGCCGGCCCCAACCCCAGGCAACTGTCATGA